In the genome of Streptomyces lydicus, the window TCCGGCGGGGAGCGGGGGAAGCGGGGAAGGGCCGGCGCCCGAGGGGTGGGCGGCGGAGGCGGCGCCGGAAGGACGGCTGCCCGACGCGTCGACGCCGCCCCACGGCCACAGCAGGACCCCGCCGGCCACCAAGGCGGCGACCGCCGCGCCCGCGGCGAACCGCAGCACCGTACGGCGCCTGCGGCCGCCTCCTTGCGCGGGGTCCGTGGTGGCCTGCGCCGGGTGCGCCGGGTGCGCCGGGTGCGCCGTGGCCACGCCGGGCTGCGGCCGGGTGGGCGGGACGTCGAGGGCGCTACGTGTTCCGGAGGTGCCGTCCAGGGGGCGCTGCCAGGAGACGGTGGTGGCTCCGGCGGCCTCGCCCAGGAGGCGTTCGGCCTCGCGGGCGTCCATGCGCTGCCCGGGGTCCTTCCGGAGCAGGCTCTCGATCACGGGTGCCAGGTCCCCGGCGTTGCGCGGGGCGTCGTACTCCTCGGTGGCGATGGCGTACGCCGTCTCGATCGCGGTGTCCCGCAGGTACGGCGGCCGGCCCTCGACCGCCTGGTACAGCGTCGCGCCGAGGGACCACAGATCACTGGCCGGTCCCGGCTCGGCGATCGTGCTCCGGAGACGTTCCGGCGCCAGGTACTGGACCGACCCGACCAGCTCGCCGGTCCTGGTCAGCGAGGGCGTCCCGGACTGCACCGCGATCCCGAAGTCGGTGAGGACGATGCGTCCGTCCTTCCCGAGCAGCACATTGGCGGGCTTGACGTCCCGGTGCAGTACCCCGGCGTCGTGCGCGGCACGCAGCGCGCCGGCCATACCGCAGCCGATCCGGGCAGCCTGGTCCGGCGCCAGCGCACCGTGCCGCTTGACGAGGTCGCCCAGTGTGTCCGAGGGGACGTACTCCATGACGATGCACGGCAGACCCTCGTCGTCGACGACGTCGTGCACCACGATCACATGGGGGTGGGTGATCCGGGCGGCACTGCGGGCCTCGCGGCGGGTGCGTTCGTGGAGCGTCCGGATCTCGTCGTCGTCCAGATGCGGCGGGACGAACAGCTTCTTCACGGCGACATGACGGCCGAGCAAGACGTCCTCGGCCCGCCATACGGTGCCCATACCGCCGCGGCCCACCCGCTCCACGAGCCGGTACCGGTCGGCTATGAGCCGTCCCCGATCGGACACCGCGAGATCGTCTCCTTCGCACGGCCGGACAGCTTGCGGGAGCACCATAGCCCGAGCGTTCGCGCAGCCGTGAGAGCGGTGTTCTCCGGATCCGGGCACGGTGGTCGGGGGGTGGTCGGGGGGTGGCACGGGGCAGGTCCGGGGGCAGGTGCGGGCCGCGTGCGGGCGGGTGGGGCAACTGCCGCCGTGGGGGCCCGCGTTCGGGCGGAGTGCTGCGGGGGTGGTCGCGGGTCGGCTGCGGGGCGGGTGTGCGTCGGCTCCGGGCCGGCTCCGGTTCGGCTCCGGTTCGGCCGTGGTCCGGCAGTGGGGCTACGCGCCGGATGGTGCCACGATGGTGACGTGGTGGTGACGCGGTGGCGCCACTCTTCGCCATGGTGGCAGCACTTGGTGCCGTCATGGCGCCAGAAAGGCTTGCGTTGGCGTCATTGTGGTGCCACTATGGCGTTATGGACCTCACGCCGTATGTCGACAACCTCCGGCACGAGCTCGCGGTCGCCGCGGACGCGGGCGGAGACGAAGCCCGCGCCCTGGCCGAACGACTGACCACTCCGCTGGAGTCGGCCACCCGGCTCATCCTGCTCAACGCGCTGTCCTCCGCCATGGCCGAGGTCACCCGCGAGCTGGCACCGGGCTCGGTCGACGTACGGCTGCGCGGACTCGACCCCGAATTCGTGGTGACACCCTCGCCGGCGCCGGACCAGCTGTACGGGGAGCCCGAGGCGCCCGAGGACGTGCCGGGTGGCGGGCGGGCGCCCGTGCCCGCCGTCCCCGCGGACGGCGACGAGGGCGGTACCGCGCGGATCAACTTCCGCCTGCCCGCCCACCTCAAGTCCCGGGTCGAGGACGCCGCGAGCCACGAGGGCCTTTCGGTCAACGCCTGGTTGGTACGGGCGGTCGCCACGGCCCTGGAACCGGGCGAGAGTCCCCGCTCCGGCGGCCGCAGCCGCCACCGGGGCCAGCAGGGTTACACCGGCTGGGTCCGCTAGAGGGCCGCGCCGGCCGGCCTTCCCGGGCGTAGCGCACCACGTTCACCGCACACTGCCCACCGCGCACCCCTCACCTGACCACCTCTCACCGCCACACCACCGTTTCGCACCGCGCCACTTCTCATCTCACCCGCTCTACCAGCGGGAACGCTCACCACAGCCATGAGGACGGGACAGCCATGCCTACTTTTGACACCCCCGAACCGATCTCCGTCACCCTCGAATTCGACATGGGATCCGCCCGGATCACCGCGAGCAAGCGCACCGACACCGTCGTCGAGGTGCACCCGAGCGACGCCACTGCGGACGCCGACGTACGGGCCGCGCAGCAGACCAAGGTCACCTACTCCGGCGGCAAGCTGGTGGTCAAGGGGCCCAGGAAGCGCTCCCTCTTCGGCAAGTGCGGTTCGCTCGACGTGACCATCGAACTGCCGGCCGGCTCGGACGTCCTGGGCACCTCGCCGATGGCGGACTTCACCTGTGCGGGCCGCCTCGGCGAGTGCCGGCTCAAGACCTCGCTCGGCGATCTCCAGGTGGACGAGGCGGAGGCCGTGAACCTGCGGACCGACTATGGCGACATCCGGCTGGCGCGGGTGACGGGGGACGCCGAGCTCATCGCCGCGGGGCGGATCGAGGCCGGGGAGATCGCGGGCGCCGCGCTGGTCAAGAACGGCAACGGCGCGACCACGATCGGCGAGGTCACCGGCGCCCTGCGGGCGACCGCGTCCAATGGCCTGATCTCCGTCGGCGTCGCGCACACCGGGGTCGAAGCCAAGTCCGCCAACGGCGCCATCCGGATCGGTGAAGTGGCACGCGGCCGGGTCGTCCTCCGGGCCGCGCTCGGCGACCTGGAGGTCGGCATCCCCAAGTCCACCGCCGCCTGGCTCGATGTGGCCACCGGTGTCGGCACGGTGCGCAACTCCCTCGGACCGTCCGACGGCCCCGGTGACGCCGCCGAGACCGTCGAGGTCCGCGCCCACACCAGCCTCGGCGACATCGTGATCCGCCGCTCCTGACCACCAGCGTCTGGCCACCGCCGGTCCGCCACATCGCAGAACTCGTCGTATCGCAGAACTCGTCACCCGGAACGTGAAACCCGGAGAGGAACTGTCATGACCATGAAAAGCGCGGCCCGCTTATCGGCGTCCCGCCCACCGGAGCCCCGCCCGCCGGCGATCACCGCACGCGGATTAGCCAAGTCCTACGGCGACAAGGCCGTCCTCGACGGCATCGACCTGGACATCCCCGAGGGCACGGTGTTCGCCCTGCTCGGGCCCAACGGCGCGGGCAAGACCACCACCGTCCAGATCCTCTCCACCCTCATCCCGGCAAGCGCCGGCCAGGCGCAGGTCGCGGGCCGCGATCTGGTCAGCGAGGCCGACGCCGTACGTGCCGCCATCGGCGTCACCGGTCAGTTCTCGGCCGTGGACAACCTGCTCAGCGCCCGGGAGAACCTGCTCCTCATGGCGGACCTGCACCATCTAAGCCGCCGCGAAGGCCGCCGACGCGCCGACGAACTCCTGCAGCGCTTCGAGCTGACCGAGCCGGCCGCCAGACCCGCCGCCACCTTCTCGGGCGGTATGCGCCGCAAGCTCGACCTCGCGATGACCCTGGTCGGCGATCCGCGCCTGATCTTCCTCGACGAGCCGACCACCGGCCTCGATCCGCGCAGCCGGCGCACCATGTGGGAGATCATCCGCAGTCTGGTCGCCGAGGACGGCGTCACCGTCTTCCTGACGACGCAGTACCTGGAGGAGGCCGACCAACTCGCCGACCGGATCGCCGTCCTGGACCACGGCAAGCTGGTCGCCGAAGGCACCGCGGACGAGCTGAAGCAGCGGATCCCCGGCAGCCACATCCGCCTCAAGCTCGCCGACGCGGACCGACTGGCCTCGGCCGCCGCCCTCTTCACCGCGGCCGCCCGCGACGATGAAGCGCTCACCCTGCACATCCCCGGCGACGGCAGCATCCCCGCTCTGCGCACCGTCCTCGACACCCTCGACCGCGCGTCCGTGGAAGCCGAGGCGCTCACCGTGCACACCCCTGACCTCGACGAGGTCTTCCTCACCCTCACGGGGCGGCCCCCGCAGTCCGGCGCCACGGCCAACTCACTTGAGGGGAACGCCCGATGAGCTCTCTCCCGTACGCGATGCGCGACTCGATGACGATGCTGCGCCGCAACCTCAAGCGCGCACGGCGCTATCCCTCCCTGACGGTCTCGGTCGTCGCCATGCCGATCGTGATGCTGCTGCTCTTCGTGTACGTCTTCGGCGGCGCGCTCGGCAACGGGATCGGACTGCCGGGTGCGGCGAACGGCCGCGGCGCGTACGTCAACTACGTCGTTCCGGGCATCATCCTGATGACGGTGACCTCCGGTGCCCTCTCGACGGCCGTCTCGGTCTCCACCGATATGACCGAGGGCATCATCAACCGCTTCCGCACCATGGCGATCTCCCGTGCCTCCGTGCTGACGGGCCATGTGGTCGGCAGCGTCATCCAGAGCATGCTCAGCCTCGTCCTGGTCATCGCCGTCGCACTGGCGGTGGGCTTCCGGCCGGACGCCAGCCCCGTCAGGTGGCTCGCCGCCCTCGGCCTCCTGGCCCTGCTCTCCTTCGCGCTCACCTGGCTGGCGGCCGCGATGGGCATGGTGGCGAAAACCGTCGAGTCCGCGAGCAACGCCCCCATGCCGCTCACCTTCCTGCCCTTCCTCGGCAGCGCCTTCGTCACCCCCGACACCATGCCGGCCCCGCTGCGCTGGTTCGCCGAATACCAGCCCTTCACCCCGATCAACGAGACGCTTCGCGGCCTCCTGCTGGGCACGGAGATCGGCACCAATGGCGTCATAGCCCTGGCATGGGCCCTCGCGCTCAGCCTGGCCGGCTACCTGTGGGCGCGGGCCGCCTTCCGCCGCGGCGCCACGCGCTGAGCGCGGCCTCCGCGCCCGGGCCGCCCCCTTCACGGCAGGCCCCTCACCCTGCCGCGCGCCGCACCGCTCCGCGTGCCGCACCCTGCCGCGCCGCACCGTTGCGCGCGCCTCACCCCTCCTCTCCCCTCATCCTTCACCGCACGCCACACGGTGCCCCGCACCTCGTATCGGAGGACAGCCATGCCCCTGCACCCCGGACACCGCGCCCCTGACGCCTCCACTCCCGAACACCGTGCCCCTGACCCCTCCACTCCCGAACACTCCGCCCTCGTGAAGCTGCCGACCGCCCGTCCCGCGGGCTGCCCCTTCGATCCGCCCGGCGAACTGGCGGCACTGCGCACGGAACGTCCGCTCTCCCGGCTGCGCTTTCCCGACGGGCACGTGGGCTGGCTGGCCACCGGCTACTCCGCGGTCCGTGCGATACACGCCGACCCCCGCTTCAGCTCGCGCTACGAGCTGATGCACTACCCGGTCGAGGGCCGCTACTCCGGCGCACTGCCCCCGGCACCGGTCGGTGACCTCACCGGGCTCGACGCGCCCGAGCACACCCGCTACCGACGACTGCTCATGGGCAGGTTCACCGTCCGGCGGATGCGCCAACTCACCTCCCGCGCCGAGGAGATCACCGCCGAGCACCTGGACACCATGGAGCGCCGAGGGCCGACGGCGGACCTGGTCGAGGCGTTCGCCAAGCCCCTCCCCGCGCTGATGATCTGTGAACTCCTCGGCGTCCCCTACACCGGCCGAGAGGTCTTCCAGCGTCATGTGGCGACGGTGATGACCCAGAGCTCCACGATGGACGAGGTGATGGCCGCCACCGCCGCGCTGCAGGACATCCTGGCCGGCCTGGTGGCGGCCAAGCGCGCCGAACCCACCGACGACCTGCTCAGCGACCTCACGACCACCGACCTGACCGATGAAGAACTCGCCGGCATCGGGAGCTTCCTGCTCGCCGCCGGCCTCGACACCACCGCCAACATGCTCGCGCACGGCACCTTCGCGCTGCTGTCCCACCCGCATCAACTCGCCGCGCTGCGTGCCGATCCGGGCCTTGCCGACCAAGCGGTCGAGGAGCTGTTGCGCTACCTGAGCATCGCCCACACCGGTGCGCGGTCGGCGCTGGAGGACGTCGAGCTGGAGGGCCAACTGATCAAGGCGGGCGAGACGGTCATCCTCTCGATAGAGGCCGCCAACCGCGACCCGGAGCGCTTCCCCGACCCCGACACCCTCGACCTGCACCGCAAGGCCACCGGACACCTGTCCTTCGGCCACGGCATCCACCAGTGCCTGGGCCAGCAGCTGGCCCGTGTCGAGATGCGGGTCGCCTTCCCCGCGCTCGTCACCCGCTTCCCGACGCTGCGGCTGGCCGTCCCGCCGGAGGAGGTCCCCCTGCGACACGGGATGAACATCTACGGGGTGCACCGGCTCCCGGTCACCTGGGAGGAGCGGTAGCGCCGCCGGGCGGCCCGGACGGGGCGCGAGCCACCCAGCGGGGGCGCGAGCCACCCAGCCGGGGCGCGCCTGCCGCCCGCCGCCCGCCGCATGTCGCACACCGCACACGGAGGAACCCGCTCGCACTCCTGTACGTCTTCCCGCGTACGTGTTGGCGTAGACGGTCCCTGGAGGAACCCGGTGGAGCACAGGACGTTGGGGCAGCGGTACGAGCTGGTGGAGCAGCTCGGGCACGGCGGGATGGGAACGGTCTACCGCGCCGTCGACCACCGGTTGCGGCGTACCGTCGCCGTGAAGACCCTCTCCGCCGAGCTGGCGCTGCAGCCCGAATTCCTCACCCGGTTCCAGCGCGAGGCGCACGCCGCCGCCGCGCTCAACCACCCGGGGGTGGCCACCGTTCACGACGTGGGGGAGGACGCGAGCGGCGGTGTCGCCGAGCCCTACCTGGTCATGGAGTACGTGGAGGGCAGAACCCTCAGCCAGGTCCTGAAGGACGGCGCGCTGCCGGTGGCACAGGCGGTCGACCTCACCGGCCAGGTGCTGGACGCCCTGGAGCACAGCCACCGGCACGCCATCGTGCACCGGGACATCAAGCCCGCGAATGTCATGCTCACCGGCTCGGGCAAGGCCAAGGTCGTCGACTTCGGCATCGCCAAGGCGCTCAGCGAGGCGGCCACCCGCCTGACCGGCACGGGCGTGGCGGTCGGCACCCCCGCCTATCTGGCCCCGGAGCAGATCAACGGCGGCGAGACCGATCACCGTACGGACCTCTACGCCGTGGGCTGTCTGCTCTACGAGCTGCTGACGGGCCGTCCCCCGTACACCGGGGATTCCCCGTTCTCCGTGATGCACCAGCATCTGTCCGCGCAGCCGGTCCCGCCCTCCCGGCTCCGCCCCGAACTGCCGCCCGCCGTCGACGCGGTGATCGTCCGCGCACTGCACAAGGGCCGGGAGGACCGCTTCGCGAGCGCGTCCACGATGCACGCCGCACTCACCGAGGCCGCCCGGCCCACCACGCCGCCTCCCCCCGCACACACCGCTGCCCGTACTCCGGTCCGCACCCCCACCGCCTTCGACCCGGCCGCCCCTGGCCACGCTCCCGCTCCCCTGGGTCACGCCGCTCCCGGTCAGGCCGCACCCGGCCACGTCACCGGGCAACCCGCCCCGGCGGCGGCCGCTTCCACCCCATTGGCCTCCGCCCCGCTCTCCGGCGCTTCCGCGGGACTCTCCGCCGCCTCCCCCACCCCCTCCGGCAGCGGACCGGAGGCGTCCCCGCCCCGTCCCACCCGCCGCAGACCGGCCGGCGTGGTCTTCCGGCCGACGGCGGAAGGCGCGGTCGCCCTGCTCGGCTGCTTCCTCTCCCTGGTGATATCCCGGACCGACATGATCGAGGTCGGCCAGTTCAACCGGGTAGCGCTGCTCGCCGCCGTCGCCGGTGCGGTGCTCCTGCTGTGGTCGGCACGGCTCGCCTGCGCGGTGTCCTGGGGCCCGGTGGCGGAAGCCGTGGCCGCCTGGTCCGAACTCTCCCGCGGCACCGTCGGCTGGGAAACCCGCTACGTCATCGTCGCCCTGGTCCTGGCCCTCGTCGCCGCACTGTGCCTGGCGGCAGGCTACAAGGACGAAGGCGCCGGCGGATTCGCGCTCGTGGCCTTCTGGTTCACCGCCCTGGCCGCCGTCTGGTTCTTCCTCGACGACCTCCACAAGATCGGCGTGTTCTACGTCCTGCTCCTGGGCGTCACCCTCGCCATCGGCACCCAAGCCCTCAAGTCCCGCACCCGCCCGCCGTCTTCCGGCCACCTCACCGCCCCATCCACCCCACCCGCCATGGCCGACGCCCAAAGGCCGCCGGAGCACCTCCGCACCGCCCACCGCCGGCCACGAAAGCCGGCCGGCCAGAACGCCCGCGGATAGCGGGAGTTGCGGTGGTGGAAGTCCCGGCCCTCACCCGGACGGCGTGGCACCGTTCCGACCCCGTGGAGTCGCCCTCACCCACTCACTCGGCGCGGAGAAAGCGGCGCAGAATGAGATGGAGCGTGG includes:
- a CDS encoding protein kinase domain-containing protein — protein: MEHRTLGQRYELVEQLGHGGMGTVYRAVDHRLRRTVAVKTLSAELALQPEFLTRFQREAHAAAALNHPGVATVHDVGEDASGGVAEPYLVMEYVEGRTLSQVLKDGALPVAQAVDLTGQVLDALEHSHRHAIVHRDIKPANVMLTGSGKAKVVDFGIAKALSEAATRLTGTGVAVGTPAYLAPEQINGGETDHRTDLYAVGCLLYELLTGRPPYTGDSPFSVMHQHLSAQPVPPSRLRPELPPAVDAVIVRALHKGREDRFASASTMHAALTEAARPTTPPPPAHTAARTPVRTPTAFDPAAPGHAPAPLGHAAPGQAAPGHVTGQPAPAAAASTPLASAPLSGASAGLSAASPTPSGSGPEASPPRPTRRRPAGVVFRPTAEGAVALLGCFLSLVISRTDMIEVGQFNRVALLAAVAGAVLLLWSARLACAVSWGPVAEAVAAWSELSRGTVGWETRYVIVALVLALVAALCLAAGYKDEGAGGFALVAFWFTALAAVWFFLDDLHKIGVFYVLLLGVTLAIGTQALKSRTRPPSSGHLTAPSTPPAMADAQRPPEHLRTAHRRPRKPAGQNARG
- a CDS encoding ABC transporter permease is translated as MSSLPYAMRDSMTMLRRNLKRARRYPSLTVSVVAMPIVMLLLFVYVFGGALGNGIGLPGAANGRGAYVNYVVPGIILMTVTSGALSTAVSVSTDMTEGIINRFRTMAISRASVLTGHVVGSVIQSMLSLVLVIAVALAVGFRPDASPVRWLAALGLLALLSFALTWLAAAMGMVAKTVESASNAPMPLTFLPFLGSAFVTPDTMPAPLRWFAEYQPFTPINETLRGLLLGTEIGTNGVIALAWALALSLAGYLWARAAFRRGATR
- a CDS encoding cytochrome P450, whose protein sequence is MPLHPGHRAPDASTPEHRAPDPSTPEHSALVKLPTARPAGCPFDPPGELAALRTERPLSRLRFPDGHVGWLATGYSAVRAIHADPRFSSRYELMHYPVEGRYSGALPPAPVGDLTGLDAPEHTRYRRLLMGRFTVRRMRQLTSRAEEITAEHLDTMERRGPTADLVEAFAKPLPALMICELLGVPYTGREVFQRHVATVMTQSSTMDEVMAATAALQDILAGLVAAKRAEPTDDLLSDLTTTDLTDEELAGIGSFLLAAGLDTTANMLAHGTFALLSHPHQLAALRADPGLADQAVEELLRYLSIAHTGARSALEDVELEGQLIKAGETVILSIEAANRDPERFPDPDTLDLHRKATGHLSFGHGIHQCLGQQLARVEMRVAFPALVTRFPTLRLAVPPEEVPLRHGMNIYGVHRLPVTWEER
- a CDS encoding ATP-binding cassette domain-containing protein, giving the protein MTMKSAARLSASRPPEPRPPAITARGLAKSYGDKAVLDGIDLDIPEGTVFALLGPNGAGKTTTVQILSTLIPASAGQAQVAGRDLVSEADAVRAAIGVTGQFSAVDNLLSARENLLLMADLHHLSRREGRRRADELLQRFELTEPAARPAATFSGGMRRKLDLAMTLVGDPRLIFLDEPTTGLDPRSRRTMWEIIRSLVAEDGVTVFLTTQYLEEADQLADRIAVLDHGKLVAEGTADELKQRIPGSHIRLKLADADRLASAAALFTAAARDDEALTLHIPGDGSIPALRTVLDTLDRASVEAEALTVHTPDLDEVFLTLTGRPPQSGATANSLEGNAR
- a CDS encoding DUF4097 family beta strand repeat-containing protein, translated to MPTFDTPEPISVTLEFDMGSARITASKRTDTVVEVHPSDATADADVRAAQQTKVTYSGGKLVVKGPRKRSLFGKCGSLDVTIELPAGSDVLGTSPMADFTCAGRLGECRLKTSLGDLQVDEAEAVNLRTDYGDIRLARVTGDAELIAAGRIEAGEIAGAALVKNGNGATTIGEVTGALRATASNGLISVGVAHTGVEAKSANGAIRIGEVARGRVVLRAALGDLEVGIPKSTAAWLDVATGVGTVRNSLGPSDGPGDAAETVEVRAHTSLGDIVIRRS
- a CDS encoding serine/threonine-protein kinase encodes the protein MSDRGRLIADRYRLVERVGRGGMGTVWRAEDVLLGRHVAVKKLFVPPHLDDDEIRTLHERTRREARSAARITHPHVIVVHDVVDDEGLPCIVMEYVPSDTLGDLVKRHGALAPDQAARIGCGMAGALRAAHDAGVLHRDVKPANVLLGKDGRIVLTDFGIAVQSGTPSLTRTGELVGSVQYLAPERLRSTIAEPGPASDLWSLGATLYQAVEGRPPYLRDTAIETAYAIATEEYDAPRNAGDLAPVIESLLRKDPGQRMDAREAERLLGEAAGATTVSWQRPLDGTSGTRSALDVPPTRPQPGVATAHPAHPAHPAQATTDPAQGGGRRRRTVLRFAAGAAVAALVAGGVLLWPWGGVDASGSRPSGAASAAHPSGAGPSPLPPLPAGYHLQKEGQGFSLPVRDGWKRKDPPGGEVAYVDPSGLVGLRINIVQFAGSDPLRHWRQTEEAQTRRDNPGYERVRMDPTAFRGRPAGYWEFTFDGKKRKYRAVELAFSGADDTQYVIYLSAPDARWNTYRPVFDTAVKGIRRDSP